A genomic window from Litoreibacter janthinus includes:
- a CDS encoding YtoQ family protein, producing the protein MTLKVYLSGEIHTDWREQIIEGSKGLDVSFDAPVTNHDASDDCGVAILGAEDQKYWHDHKGAMVNAIRTRKGISDADVVVVRFGEKYKQWNAAFDAGFAAALGKSLIVVHGAEHQHPLKEVDAAALAVTDDPAKVADILRYVLTGKLPD; encoded by the coding sequence ATGACGCTGAAGGTTTACCTGTCGGGCGAAATTCACACCGACTGGCGCGAGCAGATCATTGAGGGCTCCAAAGGGCTCGACGTTAGCTTTGACGCACCTGTGACAAATCACGATGCATCGGACGATTGCGGTGTGGCCATTCTGGGTGCCGAGGATCAGAAGTACTGGCACGACCACAAGGGCGCGATGGTCAATGCGATCCGGACCCGCAAAGGCATCAGTGACGCGGATGTGGTCGTGGTGCGCTTTGGCGAAAAGTACAAACAGTGGAACGCGGCATTTGACGCAGGTTTTGCTGCCGCCTTGGGCAAGTCGTTGATTGTTGTTCACGGGGCGGAGCATCAGCACCCGCTGAAAGAGGTGGACGCAGCCGCTCTTGCCGTCACCGATGACCCGGCCAAGGTCGCTGATATTCTGCGTTATGTCCTGACGGGCAAGCTGCCTGACTAA
- a CDS encoding BLUF domain-containing protein gives MNLTRLVYYSQRNPSEDLDIKALIETCKRNNPRLHLTGLLHYNGDHFIQVIEGGRVEVSALYHRISRDPRHSNIILLSCADVRERMFPTWSMALHQGMDEQTRRVFLRYFSTDVVSPETVNVDTLLDVLQDLMMETPTKLTISV, from the coding sequence ATGAACCTCACCCGCCTTGTGTATTATAGCCAGCGCAATCCGTCTGAAGATTTGGATATCAAAGCGCTGATCGAGACCTGCAAGCGCAACAATCCGCGACTCCACCTGACTGGGCTGCTCCACTACAATGGCGACCACTTCATTCAGGTGATCGAGGGCGGGCGTGTCGAAGTGTCGGCGCTGTATCACCGTATTTCCCGCGACCCGCGTCATTCCAACATTATTTTGCTGTCTTGCGCTGATGTGCGGGAGCGGATGTTTCCAACGTGGTCAATGGCCCTGCATCAGGGCATGGACGAGCAAACGCGGCGGGTGTTTCTGCGCTACTTCTCGACTGATGTGGTGAGCCCGGAAACGGTGAATGTCGATACGCTGCTGGATGTGCTGCAAGACCTGATGATGGAAACCCCGACCAAGCTGACCATCTCAGTTTAG
- a CDS encoding calcium-binding protein: protein MVTIVEGTSGNDDISIPLLYPEAEGGFEVRAGKGDDRVVGSAEDDILNGGKGEDTLLGGFGDDTIIAGKHDDFVDGGDGADDISGNLGNDTLYGGKGADVIDGGAGDDFIFGVKGNNTLLGGAGRDTIDTGLNGSVVDGGSGRDYIKANATKGGWHTLTGGSQADTFEFYGMGAKKRSLVTITDFEIGLDDFIIAGQSDEDFMADLLAGDAAATLTQDGTDLVLRLDQGLTLTFQDTDLDEFTAAYDDPLIV from the coding sequence ATGGTAACGATAGTTGAAGGTACGTCTGGAAACGACGACATCAGTATTCCGCTTCTCTACCCTGAGGCAGAAGGCGGATTTGAAGTGCGGGCAGGCAAGGGCGATGACCGTGTCGTTGGCAGCGCTGAAGATGACATTCTTAATGGTGGCAAAGGCGAAGACACGCTTTTGGGCGGCTTCGGAGATGACACGATCATCGCGGGCAAGCATGACGACTTCGTCGATGGCGGCGATGGCGCGGATGATATTTCCGGCAACCTTGGCAATGACACGCTGTATGGCGGCAAGGGTGCCGATGTGATCGATGGTGGGGCGGGCGACGACTTCATCTTCGGTGTTAAGGGCAACAATACTCTGCTTGGTGGCGCTGGTCGGGACACGATCGACACCGGACTGAACGGCTCGGTCGTCGATGGCGGCTCTGGTCGGGATTACATCAAGGCAAACGCCACCAAGGGCGGCTGGCACACGCTGACAGGTGGATCGCAGGCAGACACGTTTGAATTCTACGGAATGGGCGCGAAGAAACGCTCTTTGGTCACAATCACCGATTTCGAGATCGGGCTTGATGACTTCATCATCGCGGGCCAATCGGATGAAGACTTCATGGCTGATCTCCTCGCGGGCGATGCGGCAGCGACTTTGACCCAAGACGGAACGGATCTTGTGCTACGACTGGATCAAGGCCTGACGCTGACATTCCAAGACACCGATCTGGATGAATTTACAGCGGCATACGATGACCCGCTGATCGTCTGA
- the pheT gene encoding phenylalanine--tRNA ligase subunit beta, with protein sequence MKFTLSWLKDHLETEASLDDILYALTDIGLEVEGVENPAERLSAFTIGYVNSAEKHPDADKLRVCQVQTDEGEMQIICGAPNARQGITVVVAKPGVYVPGIDTTIGVGKIRGIESYGMMCSEREMELSEEHDGIIELPSGEVGQKFTDWLAEHDPSKVDTVIEIAITPNRPDALGVRGIARDLAARGLGTLKARDVEPVKGTFACPINVSIDDTDACPVFYGRVIKGVKNGPSPAWLQDALKAIGLRPISTLVDITNFFTYDRNRPLHVFDANKVKGNLRVHLSEGGETFAALDDKTYTLEAGMTVISDDAGIESLGGIMGGLDSSCTEETTDVFLEAAFFDTIRTAHTGRKLKINSDARYRFERGIDPEWTPEGIEHATRMIIDLCGGEASEVVMAGAMPDHSRAYKLDTDRVQSLVGMEIPAETQRASLEALGFVMDGDMAQVPSWRPDVLGEADLVEEVARIASLTKLEGRPLPRVESGVPKPILTPMQKREQIARRTIAALGYNECVHYSFIDAKSAEMFGGGEAATKLENPISSEMSHLRPALLPGLLQAAARNQARGFNDMALFEVGSAFHGGEPSEQHLLASGLLIGHTGPKDVHGSRRAVDVYDVKADAEAALSALGAPAKVQIMRGAPDWWHPGRHGKICLGPKKVLGIFGEVHPKVLAAYDIKGPAMAFTLWPAEIPFPKSKTATRAALTLQDLQAVERDFAFVVDAQVEALTLVNAAAGADKVLIDDVRVFDEFIGGSLGEGKKSLAITVRLQPSDKTLKDEDIEAVSAKIVEKVSNATGGVLRG encoded by the coding sequence ATGAAATTCACCCTCTCTTGGCTCAAGGATCACCTCGAAACCGAGGCCAGCCTTGATGACATTCTTTACGCTTTGACCGATATTGGCCTTGAGGTTGAAGGGGTCGAAAACCCCGCCGAACGTTTGTCAGCCTTCACCATTGGCTACGTGAACTCTGCCGAGAAGCACCCCGACGCTGACAAGCTGCGGGTCTGTCAGGTCCAAACTGATGAAGGCGAAATGCAGATTATCTGTGGCGCGCCGAACGCGCGGCAGGGGATCACCGTCGTGGTCGCCAAGCCGGGCGTTTACGTGCCCGGCATCGACACCACGATTGGCGTCGGCAAAATTCGCGGCATCGAAAGCTACGGCATGATGTGTTCCGAACGGGAGATGGAGCTGTCCGAAGAGCATGACGGGATCATCGAGTTGCCTTCTGGCGAGGTTGGCCAGAAGTTCACCGACTGGCTGGCAGAACATGATCCGTCCAAGGTCGACACGGTTATCGAGATTGCGATTACACCGAACCGCCCAGATGCATTGGGTGTGCGCGGCATCGCCCGCGATTTGGCCGCCCGTGGCCTTGGCACCCTAAAGGCGCGGGACGTGGAGCCTGTGAAAGGCACCTTCGCGTGCCCGATCAATGTCAGCATCGATGACACCGACGCCTGCCCCGTTTTCTATGGCCGCGTCATCAAAGGCGTGAAGAACGGCCCGTCGCCTGCGTGGCTGCAAGATGCGCTGAAGGCGATTGGCCTGCGTCCGATCTCCACTTTGGTCGATATCACCAACTTCTTCACCTATGACCGCAACCGCCCGCTGCACGTGTTCGACGCAAACAAGGTGAAGGGCAATTTGCGGGTTCATTTGTCAGAGGGGGGCGAGACCTTCGCGGCGCTGGATGACAAGACCTACACCTTGGAAGCAGGCATGACCGTTATCTCGGATGACGCTGGTATCGAAAGCCTTGGCGGCATTATGGGCGGCTTGGACAGCAGCTGCACCGAGGAGACGACAGACGTCTTCCTTGAGGCCGCGTTTTTTGACACGATCCGTACTGCTCATACGGGCCGCAAGCTAAAGATCAACTCTGATGCGCGGTACCGGTTTGAGCGGGGCATTGACCCCGAATGGACGCCTGAAGGCATTGAGCACGCCACCCGCATGATTATCGATCTGTGCGGCGGAGAGGCGTCTGAAGTGGTAATGGCCGGTGCGATGCCCGACCATTCGCGGGCCTACAAGCTGGACACCGACCGTGTGCAGTCTTTGGTTGGCATGGAAATTCCCGCGGAAACCCAACGCGCTTCGCTGGAGGCTCTGGGCTTTGTTATGGATGGCGACATGGCGCAAGTGCCGTCTTGGCGGCCGGACGTTCTGGGCGAGGCTGATCTGGTAGAAGAGGTTGCCCGCATCGCGTCGTTGACCAAGCTGGAAGGCCGCCCGCTGCCGCGCGTGGAGTCCGGTGTGCCGAAGCCGATCCTGACGCCGATGCAAAAACGCGAACAGATCGCGCGACGCACCATCGCGGCGCTTGGGTATAATGAATGTGTCCACTATTCGTTCATCGACGCGAAATCCGCCGAGATGTTCGGTGGTGGCGAGGCGGCGACCAAGCTGGAAAACCCGATCAGCTCCGAAATGTCCCACCTTCGCCCCGCGCTTTTGCCCGGCCTCTTGCAAGCGGCGGCCCGTAATCAGGCGCGTGGCTTCAATGACATGGCGCTGTTTGAAGTCGGCTCTGCCTTCCATGGCGGAGAGCCGTCCGAGCAGCATCTTTTGGCCTCTGGCCTTCTCATCGGGCATACCGGTCCCAAGGATGTGCATGGCTCTCGCCGTGCGGTCGACGTCTATGATGTAAAGGCAGACGCCGAGGCAGCGCTATCTGCATTGGGTGCACCTGCGAAGGTCCAGATCATGCGCGGCGCGCCTGATTGGTGGCATCCGGGGCGTCACGGCAAGATCTGCCTTGGCCCGAAAAAGGTGCTGGGCATCTTCGGTGAAGTGCACCCGAAAGTGCTGGCGGCCTATGACATCAAAGGGCCTGCGATGGCATTCACCTTGTGGCCTGCCGAGATTCCGTTCCCGAAATCCAAAACTGCGACACGCGCCGCTTTGACCCTGCAGGATTTGCAGGCTGTCGAGCGCGATTTTGCCTTCGTGGTGGACGCTCAGGTAGAGGCGCTGACGTTGGTGAATGCCGCAGCAGGTGCCGATAAGGTGCTGATCGACGATGTGCGTGTGTTTGACGAATTCATCGGCGGTTCGTTGGGTGAGGGCAAGAAATCCTTGGCTATCACGGTTCGCCTGCAACCTTCGGACAAGACCCTGAAGGACGAGGATATCGAGGCGGTCAGCGCGAAGATCGTCGAGAAGGTCTCGAACGCGACTGGCGGCGTATTGCGTGGATAA
- the pheS gene encoding phenylalanine--tRNA ligase subunit alpha, whose amino-acid sequence MDDLKAKYLSQIADAADEATLEDLRVSALGKKGEISLRMRELGKMTPEERQVAGPALNALKDEVNSALVAKKAGLADAALDARLRTEWLDVTLPGRGRPAGTIHPISQVTEEVSAIFADLGFAVAEGPQVEDDWHNFDALNIPSHHPARGEMDTFYMHRAEGDNRPPHVLRTHTSPVQIRSMQAQGAPIRIICPGRVYRADYDQTHTPMFHQVEGLAIDTDISMANLKWVLEEFVKSFFEVDDVELRFRASHFPFTEPSAEVDIRCSWEGGQLKVGEGDDWLEILGSGMVHPKVLEAGGIDPTKYQGFAFGMGIDRIAMLKYGIPDLRAFFDSDLRWLRHYGFASLDQPNLAGGLSR is encoded by the coding sequence ATGGACGATCTTAAAGCCAAATACCTAAGCCAAATTGCCGACGCCGCAGACGAAGCGACGCTTGAAGACCTGCGGGTCTCTGCGCTTGGCAAAAAGGGCGAGATCAGCTTGCGTATGCGCGAATTGGGAAAGATGACGCCGGAAGAGCGCCAAGTGGCCGGCCCCGCGTTGAATGCTTTGAAGGACGAGGTAAACTCCGCCTTGGTTGCCAAGAAGGCCGGGCTGGCGGATGCCGCCTTGGACGCCCGCTTGCGCACCGAATGGCTAGACGTAACTTTGCCGGGTCGTGGTCGCCCTGCAGGGACGATCCACCCGATTAGCCAAGTCACGGAAGAAGTCTCCGCGATCTTCGCCGATCTGGGCTTCGCTGTCGCTGAAGGGCCGCAGGTTGAGGATGACTGGCACAACTTCGACGCGCTGAACATTCCAAGCCATCACCCTGCGCGCGGCGAGATGGACACATTCTACATGCACCGCGCAGAAGGCGACAATCGCCCGCCGCATGTGCTGCGCACCCACACATCACCCGTGCAAATCCGCTCCATGCAAGCACAGGGCGCCCCGATCCGCATCATCTGCCCGGGCCGCGTGTATCGCGCCGATTATGACCAGACCCACACCCCGATGTTCCATCAGGTTGAAGGACTGGCCATCGACACGGACATCTCCATGGCGAACCTGAAATGGGTGTTGGAAGAGTTCGTGAAATCCTTCTTCGAGGTGGATGACGTTGAGTTGCGCTTCCGTGCCTCGCACTTCCCGTTCACCGAACCGTCCGCCGAAGTCGACATTCGTTGTTCTTGGGAAGGCGGTCAGTTGAAAGTGGGCGAGGGCGACGACTGGCTCGAAATCCTCGGCTCTGGCATGGTTCACCCGAAGGTGCTGGAAGCTGGCGGGATCGATCCGACCAAATATCAGGGCTTTGCGTTTGGCATGGGGATCGACCGGATCGCTATGCTGAAATACGGCATCCCCGATCTGCGCGCCTTCTTCGACAGCGATCTGCGCTGGCTGCGCCATTACGGCTTTGCCTCGCTGGACCAGCCGAATTTGGCGGGCGGTCTTAGCCGCTAA
- a CDS encoding calcium-binding protein: MAIQKIIGSETGDVFDPVQFIDLYPAPVTAYVIELNGGDDNLTVSELIPTQVDAGAGNDTVTLSDAADAAFGGDGNDTISTGGGDDWIDGGADNDIISAGLGNDYILAGDGDDVVNAGNGDDSVFGGNGADILNGAGGNDYIDGGHGNDIIDGGSGDDFIFGRKGNNDLFGGAGNDTVNTGDHTSSADGGTGDDLIVARLKKGGDHTLTGGEGADTFEFVYQTSKKSSDLTITDFELGVDDMIIGGMAGQDWLSANLAFADAFGLDIVTEVDGNAVLEIGFNDSITFEGVSEAEFMAFYTSEPLIVA; the protein is encoded by the coding sequence ATGGCCATCCAGAAAATCATCGGCTCCGAAACCGGAGACGTCTTCGACCCGGTACAATTCATCGATCTCTATCCTGCACCCGTCACCGCTTATGTGATCGAGTTGAATGGGGGAGATGACAACCTGACGGTCAGTGAGCTTATTCCAACCCAAGTCGATGCTGGCGCGGGCAATGATACAGTGACCCTGTCGGATGCCGCCGACGCCGCGTTTGGTGGCGACGGCAATGATACGATTTCGACCGGCGGCGGGGACGACTGGATCGATGGCGGCGCAGATAATGACATCATCTCCGCCGGCTTGGGAAATGATTACATCCTGGCGGGTGATGGCGATGACGTGGTGAATGCGGGCAACGGCGATGACAGTGTTTTCGGTGGGAATGGCGCTGACATCCTGAACGGCGCTGGCGGCAATGATTACATCGATGGCGGCCACGGCAACGACATCATCGACGGTGGCTCTGGCGATGACTTCATCTTCGGGCGCAAAGGCAACAATGATTTGTTCGGCGGCGCAGGCAATGACACGGTGAACACGGGTGATCACACATCTTCGGCAGACGGCGGGACCGGCGACGACTTGATTGTGGCGCGCCTCAAAAAGGGCGGTGATCACACGCTCACGGGCGGCGAAGGTGCCGACACGTTTGAGTTTGTCTACCAAACCTCCAAGAAGTCTTCGGACCTGACCATAACCGACTTCGAGTTGGGCGTAGATGACATGATCATCGGCGGCATGGCTGGGCAGGACTGGCTGAGCGCGAACCTTGCTTTCGCGGATGCCTTTGGCCTTGATATCGTAACCGAAGTGGACGGCAACGCTGTGCTTGAGATCGGGTTCAACGACTCCATCACTTTTGAAGGTGTCTCCGAGGCGGAATTCATGGCGTTCTACACCAGCGAGCCTCTGATCGTTGCCTAA
- a CDS encoding OmpA family protein, which produces MGFFGASNAAKYRAEGLSLMQASRIDSSLAKNDFKRTLILAGLAFLLVGTVSFIAVQTASRTSEVAAVASPPAPAAPIELAALVTRPQPVSFVPKDASQVTPPEPARLIPASAVAPQRDMPVAGFTNVMPEPPTPDVAAVAEAPRALSCVAELARLAERSTIYFNIGSAQISGTDLVRLSTIARAANDCPDAQIQVTGHSDTTGSDMINFDLSWKRADNTVLAIAAQGLDTSHFEPVGFGARSPVSEGSTSDEDVNRRVEFVVLRRDPNL; this is translated from the coding sequence ATGGGTTTCTTTGGAGCGAGTAATGCAGCGAAATATCGAGCTGAAGGGCTAAGCCTGATGCAGGCAAGTCGCATCGATAGCAGCCTTGCCAAGAACGACTTCAAGCGAACGCTGATACTGGCGGGGCTGGCATTCTTGCTGGTCGGAACTGTTTCCTTCATCGCGGTTCAGACCGCCAGCCGCACAAGCGAAGTGGCGGCCGTTGCGTCTCCACCTGCGCCTGCTGCCCCGATAGAACTCGCCGCGCTTGTGACGCGGCCGCAGCCAGTCTCGTTCGTGCCAAAAGACGCCTCGCAGGTTACACCACCCGAGCCGGCACGGCTCATCCCCGCATCAGCCGTTGCACCGCAGCGCGATATGCCAGTCGCTGGTTTCACCAACGTCATGCCCGAGCCACCGACGCCTGATGTCGCCGCTGTAGCGGAAGCGCCAAGAGCCCTGTCTTGCGTGGCCGAGCTTGCGCGGCTGGCGGAGCGTTCAACCATCTATTTCAATATAGGAAGCGCTCAAATCAGCGGCACCGACCTTGTCCGGCTGTCGACCATCGCGCGCGCGGCAAACGATTGCCCTGATGCTCAAATTCAGGTCACCGGACATTCAGACACCACGGGGAGCGACATGATCAACTTCGATCTCAGCTGGAAGCGCGCGGACAACACTGTGCTGGCCATTGCAGCACAAGGCCTGGATACGTCCCACTTCGAGCCCGTAGGGTTCGGCGCCCGAAGCCCGGTGTCCGAAGGCAGCACGTCGGACGAAGACGTGAACCGGCGCGTAGAGTTCGTAGTTCTGCGCCGCGATCCGAACCTGTAG
- the rpmI gene encoding 50S ribosomal protein L35, with protein sequence MPKMKTKSGAKKRFSMTASGRVKAGQAGKRHGMIKRSTKFIRTARGTTILCAADEKIVKKYMPYAR encoded by the coding sequence ATGCCGAAGATGAAGACAAAATCAGGCGCTAAGAAGCGCTTCTCGATGACGGCCTCCGGTCGCGTCAAAGCTGGTCAAGCAGGCAAGCGCCACGGCATGATCAAGCGCTCTACCAAGTTTATCCGCACCGCCCGTGGCACCACGATCCTCTGCGCAGCAGATGAAAAGATCGTGAAAAAATACATGCCATACGCGCGCTAA
- the rplT gene encoding 50S ribosomal protein L20, whose translation MSRVTSGVVTHARHKKIIKAAKGYQGRRKNTFRVATQAVDKANQYATRDRKNRKRNFRALWIQRINAGCRAIDEALTYSRFINGLSLAGIEVDRKVLADLAVNEPEAFAAVVEKAKAALA comes from the coding sequence ATGTCCAGAGTTACATCCGGCGTCGTAACACACGCCCGCCACAAGAAAATCATCAAAGCCGCCAAAGGCTACCAAGGTCGCCGCAAGAACACCTTCCGCGTTGCGACGCAGGCGGTGGACAAGGCGAACCAATACGCGACCCGCGACCGTAAGAACCGCAAGCGCAACTTCCGCGCTCTGTGGATCCAGCGGATCAACGCTGGCTGCCGTGCCATCGACGAAGCGCTGACATATTCGCGCTTCATCAACGGCCTGTCCTTGGCTGGCATCGAAGTCGACCGCAAAGTGCTGGCTGACTTGGCTGTGAACGAGCCAGAGGCATTTGCCGCAGTCGTCGAAAAAGCCAAGGCCGCATTGGCTTAA